The proteins below come from a single Candidatus Zixiibacteriota bacterium genomic window:
- a CDS encoding serine hydrolase, giving the protein MIKRRIIIYGSLTLFLTLVYLTVYGEKNEIEPDAIAFNFPLAQADESNIPVCNTRGLSLNARSVLIVDNKSGAWIYSKNPMKVRSVASLTKFLTAMVYLDTKPDLDSVVYISGRDCYNSAKSHIYKGEAYAARDLLYAALMASDNRAARAIATSSGIPRLKFIKKMNEKAREIGMRDTEIFEVTGLDERNVSNSADMAILIQKSLDYPEIMEATSRYTYRCKLKNKNRYKNFINTNRLIRSRWEVLAGKTGFIFESDYCLATVLKDKRGGEITVVVLGSPTNNIRFDVARKLAFFGFKRAGRYDNGSQQIAGR; this is encoded by the coding sequence ATGATAAAAAGGCGGATTATAATTTACGGTTCCTTGACGTTATTTTTGACGTTGGTTTATTTGACGGTCTATGGAGAAAAAAATGAGATTGAGCCGGATGCGATCGCCTTTAATTTTCCTCTGGCTCAGGCGGATGAAAGCAATATCCCGGTGTGTAACACGCGCGGCCTGTCGTTGAACGCCCGCTCGGTTTTGATAGTTGATAACAAATCCGGAGCCTGGATTTATTCCAAAAATCCAATGAAGGTTCGATCGGTTGCGTCGTTGACAAAGTTTCTCACGGCCATGGTTTATCTTGATACAAAGCCCGATTTGGATTCGGTTGTGTATATTTCCGGCAGAGACTGTTACAATTCGGCCAAGTCGCATATCTATAAAGGAGAGGCTTATGCGGCCCGGGATTTGCTTTACGCGGCCCTGATGGCATCGGATAATCGCGCGGCGCGGGCGATTGCAACCTCTTCGGGGATACCGCGATTGAAATTTATAAAAAAGATGAATGAAAAGGCGCGTGAAATCGGCATGCGTGATACGGAGATATTTGAGGTGACCGGGCTCGATGAGCGGAATGTTTCCAATAGCGCCGATATGGCGATATTGATTCAGAAGTCCCTGGACTATCCGGAAATTATGGAGGCGACTTCGAGATATACTTATCGCTGTAAACTCAAGAATAAAAATCGATATAAGAATTTTATCAACACCAATCGTTTAATCCGATCCCGCTGGGAAGTCCTGGCCGGTAAAACCGGATTCATATTTGAATCTGATTACTGCCTGGCGACGGTCCTTAAGGATAAACGGGGGGGAGAGATAACGGTCGTAGTATTGGGATCGCCCACCAATAATATAAGATTTGACGTGGCCCGAAAGCTGGCGTTTTTTGGCTTTAAGCGGGCCGGGAGGTATGACAATGGGTCGCAGCAAATCGCCGGTCGATGA
- a CDS encoding chorismate-binding protein — translation MRSDSSINITPQQFSELGIFLAREEGADLFYSSPGYPGYGKSHICLNLCREMIINEDTSKSNIERFCFSDENITFGYFSYQLGQIYRGLPITKKNDFPFGHLKKYDSVLSFDGDEITLQGIDESEFNTYLAYIEKYGPAAGKSFNLGLGRSNLKSSFTQDEYEEGVRRVIDYIKEGYIYQLNLTIKYSIDCGELNISDLFQKVWSDYPASFYSLFSSGDYHILSTSPERFLQVRNGIVLSQPIKGTLAFEKFDKSMIRQLTESPKEDAELSMIVDMIRNDISLNCDYGSVMVENHKSTFLVDKLIQMYSDVRGCLREDRSVIDLLCDAFPGGSITGCPKKMAMELIDLLEPHSRDIYCGSMFVLYDEKNMESSIGIRTVYYDKSQSEFNFYAGSGIVVDSKPESEYLETVAKADKFFRIFGKH, via the coding sequence ATGCGTTCAGATTCTTCAATAAATATCACCCCGCAGCAGTTTAGTGAATTAGGAATATTTTTGGCGCGTGAAGAGGGCGCCGATTTGTTCTATTCCAGCCCGGGATACCCGGGATACGGCAAAAGCCATATATGTCTTAATCTCTGCAGGGAAATGATAATTAATGAGGATACAAGTAAATCCAATATCGAAAGATTCTGTTTTTCGGATGAAAATATCACTTTCGGATATTTTAGTTATCAGCTTGGGCAGATTTACAGGGGCTTACCCATAACAAAAAAAAATGATTTTCCGTTTGGTCATTTGAAAAAATATGATTCGGTTTTAAGTTTTGATGGAGATGAGATTACTCTTCAAGGAATAGATGAATCAGAATTTAATACTTATTTGGCTTATATTGAAAAGTATGGGCCTGCCGCAGGCAAATCATTCAATTTGGGATTGGGGCGGTCAAATCTTAAATCGAGTTTTACGCAGGATGAATATGAAGAAGGCGTTAGACGCGTAATTGATTATATTAAAGAAGGATATATCTATCAGTTAAACTTAACCATTAAGTATTCAATCGATTGTGGTGAGCTGAATATTTCGGATTTATTTCAAAAAGTGTGGTCTGATTATCCGGCGTCTTTTTATTCATTATTTTCAAGCGGAGATTATCATATTCTATCGACTTCTCCGGAAAGGTTTCTTCAGGTACGAAACGGCATAGTTTTGTCGCAACCGATAAAGGGTACCCTGGCGTTTGAAAAGTTCGATAAATCAATGATTCGACAGTTAACCGAATCGCCCAAAGAAGACGCCGAACTTTCGATGATCGTCGATATGATTCGAAATGATATCTCATTGAATTGCGATTATGGCTCGGTTATGGTTGAAAATCACAAATCGACTTTTTTGGTAGATAAACTAATTCAGATGTATTCGGATGTCAGAGGGTGTTTGAGAGAAGATCGCTCGGTTATTGATTTGCTTTGCGATGCTTTTCCGGGAGGCTCGATTACCGGTTGTCCCAAGAAAATGGCGATGGAGTTGATTGACCTTCTGGAGCCGCATTCCAGGGATATATATTGCGGAAGTATGTTTGTCCTATATGATGAAAAGAACATGGAATCATCGATCGGGATCAGGACGGTTTATTATGATAAGTCCCAATCTGAATTCAATTTTTATGCTGGGAGCGGAATCGTAGTCGATTCCAAACCGGAAAGCGAGTATTTGGAAACGGTCGCCAAGGCTGACAAATTCTTCAGGATATTTGGAAAACATTAA
- a CDS encoding polysaccharide deacetylase family protein: protein MAKILAFHQTSPKFYPGINNIEPGYFFAILALLKSFGFKFISANQYLKGGDENKKSLVISFDDGYVDNVDIISRLCDENIAPFVFIPTDYIGQSNSWDYSSNFFKARHLTTGQLKILAQKGAVIGSHGMSHHALTQLHEKDLHNELTISKNMLQQITCKEVNLICYPFGRTNGIVKKLAKDCGYRHGLCLDSRPTFQASPDDFDIYRVPIYSCDDYFSLYSKIVRESSFETFKNIIINNLSGGTIITGK from the coding sequence TTGGCGAAGATACTCGCATTTCATCAAACTTCGCCCAAATTTTATCCCGGGATAAACAATATCGAACCGGGATATTTTTTTGCTATTCTTGCCTTATTGAAAAGTTTTGGATTTAAATTTATAAGCGCGAATCAGTATTTAAAAGGAGGAGACGAAAATAAAAAATCTCTCGTAATATCGTTTGATGACGGTTACGTCGATAATGTTGATATCATTTCCAGGTTATGCGACGAAAACATTGCCCCATTCGTATTTATCCCGACCGATTATATCGGGCAGTCCAACAGCTGGGATTATTCTTCAAATTTTTTCAAGGCTCGCCATTTAACCACCGGACAGTTAAAAATATTGGCTCAAAAAGGGGCGGTTATTGGCTCTCACGGGATGTCGCATCACGCCCTGACACAATTGCACGAAAAGGATTTACATAACGAGCTAACAATATCAAAAAACATGCTTCAGCAAATAACTTGCAAGGAAGTCAATCTCATTTGCTACCCGTTTGGCCGAACCAATGGAATTGTCAAAAAACTTGCCAAAGATTGCGGTTACCGACATGGACTCTGTCTCGATTCCCGCCCGACTTTTCAGGCTTCTCCGGACGACTTCGATATCTATCGTGTGCCAATTTATAGCTGTGACGATTATTTCTCGCTATATTCAAAAATAGTCAGGGAATCGTCATTTGAGACCTTCAAAAATATAATCATAAATAACCTATCCGGCGGGACAATTATTACGGGTAAATGA
- a CDS encoding aminodeoxychorismate/anthranilate synthase component II, whose amino-acid sequence MKKIIIIDNNDSFTANLDHLIAGYTGTKSEIVPYARIKDCDFRAYDLTVISPGPGRPSGYPDYKLVLQSGIPILGICLGMQIMAEFHGGKVGRLTGCFHGRAEKIMFDGREFDAARYHSLYIKELPECFDVICSNSDGVTMGIRHIELPMIGYQFHPESFLTTNGIYFIDYAFRFFNKYHPAAV is encoded by the coding sequence GTGAAAAAGATAATTATCATAGATAATAACGATAGTTTCACGGCCAATCTGGACCATCTGATCGCCGGATATACCGGAACTAAATCCGAAATAGTACCATATGCTCGAATCAAAGATTGTGATTTTCGAGCCTACGACTTAACCGTAATATCACCGGGGCCGGGGAGACCATCAGGTTATCCTGATTATAAATTAGTCTTACAATCTGGCATTCCAATTCTGGGAATATGTTTGGGGATGCAGATTATGGCTGAATTTCATGGGGGCAAAGTCGGCCGACTGACGGGGTGCTTCCACGGTCGGGCCGAGAAAATTATGTTTGATGGTCGGGAGTTTGATGCGGCCCGGTATCATTCGCTTTATATAAAGGAACTGCCGGAATGTTTTGATGTGATTTGTTCGAACTCCGACGGTGTTACAATGGGAATAAGGCACATAGAATTACCGATGATCGGATACCAGTTTCATCCCGAGTCGTTTCTAACCACAAACGGTATTTATTTTATAGATTATGCGTTCAGATTCTTCAATAAATATCACCCCGCAGCAGTTTAG
- the leuS gene encoding leucine--tRNA ligase: protein MENTEKKHKYDFKAIEEKWRKKWDETEIFKAPDNPKKKFYLLVMFAYPSGDIHMGHFRNYTLGDAVARYKMMNGYEILHPFGWDAFGLPAENAAIKRGMHPQDWTQNNIEVSRATLKKVGISFDWNREIASCLPDYYRWSQWIFLQLFDRGLAYRKKAKVNWCSNCNTVLANEQVINGHCERDDSPVEKRELEQWFVKITDYAERLNKSLDDLPGWPDSMKAIQRKWIGRSEGCQIDFIIEETGEKLPVFTTRPDTVYGVTFMSIAPESELLKRLNILEDKKTAVNEYIEKARKKTEVERAAADEKDGVFTGCHVINPYNDEKIQLWVADYVLAGYGTGAVMAVPAHDQRDFEFAKKYDIPIKVVIKTKEGLELNPDEMSEAYTEPGEMVNSDIFDGTSAENAVKNTIKYAEEKSIGRAQINFRIRDWLISRQRYWGTPIPIIHCPSCGQVRVPDSDLPVILPKVENYLPKGRSPLVDVEEYIKVSCPKCGGEAQRDPDTMDTFICSSWYMLRYLDPKNDDEVFNSDEAKKWMPIDQYIGGAEHAVGHLIYFRFFTKFLKDIGLLEVDEPALRLYNHGMVNDEFGTKMSKTKGNVVSPIELIENSGGDITRLAMFFKAPSNVPVNWTDDLVVSMGKFVSGKLFSIINHYDGDTGIDLKRYFKDGELTIEEFRTYVRLNQTIKLITQDIERLQINTVVAAIMKFLNEFEPDKLNSGLRNYCILKLTQLVAPIAPHLAEEIWELAGQSYSIFHSEWPQYDKDAIVADTIKIAVQVNGKLRGEFEVAADANQETILKEAKQVERVKNHIEGKVIVKEIYIKGRLVNLVAK from the coding sequence ATGGAAAATACAGAAAAAAAACATAAATATGATTTCAAAGCCATTGAAGAAAAGTGGCGAAAGAAATGGGATGAAACGGAAATCTTCAAGGCCCCCGATAATCCCAAAAAGAAATTCTATCTGCTGGTAATGTTCGCCTACCCATCCGGCGACATACACATGGGCCATTTTCGAAACTATACGCTGGGAGACGCCGTCGCCCGCTACAAAATGATGAATGGATACGAAATTCTTCATCCCTTCGGCTGGGATGCCTTTGGCCTGCCCGCTGAAAATGCGGCTATCAAACGAGGCATGCATCCCCAGGACTGGACTCAGAACAATATTGAAGTCTCGCGGGCGACTCTTAAAAAAGTAGGCATCTCATTTGATTGGAATCGCGAAATAGCCTCATGCCTTCCGGATTATTACCGCTGGTCGCAATGGATTTTCCTACAGCTTTTTGACCGGGGCCTGGCATACAGAAAAAAAGCCAAAGTCAACTGGTGCTCGAACTGCAATACCGTGCTGGCCAATGAGCAAGTAATAAACGGTCATTGTGAGCGCGACGATTCACCCGTCGAAAAGCGAGAACTGGAACAATGGTTCGTCAAAATTACCGACTACGCCGAGCGGCTCAATAAGTCCCTCGATGACTTACCCGGGTGGCCCGATTCCATGAAAGCGATTCAGCGCAAATGGATTGGTCGCAGCGAAGGATGCCAAATAGATTTTATAATTGAAGAGACCGGCGAAAAATTACCTGTCTTTACAACTCGACCGGATACCGTTTACGGCGTTACTTTTATGTCAATTGCTCCTGAATCCGAATTGCTCAAGAGGCTCAACATACTCGAGGACAAAAAAACTGCGGTAAACGAATATATTGAAAAAGCCAGGAAGAAAACGGAAGTAGAACGGGCGGCCGCTGATGAAAAAGACGGAGTCTTCACCGGATGCCATGTTATAAATCCATACAATGATGAAAAAATACAGCTTTGGGTGGCCGATTATGTGTTGGCCGGCTACGGTACCGGTGCCGTCATGGCCGTTCCCGCTCACGATCAGCGTGACTTTGAGTTTGCCAAAAAATATGATATACCCATCAAAGTCGTTATTAAAACAAAAGAAGGCCTGGAACTCAATCCCGATGAAATGTCGGAAGCCTATACTGAGCCGGGCGAAATGGTGAATTCTGATATATTTGATGGGACATCGGCTGAAAATGCCGTAAAAAACACGATAAAATACGCGGAAGAAAAAAGCATAGGCCGGGCTCAAATTAATTTCCGGATTCGAGACTGGCTAATCTCTCGTCAAAGATACTGGGGAACTCCTATCCCGATCATTCACTGCCCATCATGCGGGCAGGTCAGAGTACCCGACAGTGATTTACCGGTAATTCTTCCCAAGGTCGAGAATTATCTGCCAAAAGGCCGTTCGCCACTGGTTGATGTCGAAGAATATATTAAGGTTTCCTGTCCCAAATGCGGGGGAGAGGCTCAGCGTGATCCAGATACAATGGACACGTTTATTTGCTCCTCATGGTATATGCTTCGCTATCTGGACCCCAAAAACGACGATGAAGTCTTTAATTCCGATGAAGCCAAAAAGTGGATGCCGATAGATCAATATATCGGCGGCGCCGAGCATGCCGTCGGCCATCTGATATATTTCCGGTTTTTCACGAAATTCCTAAAAGATATCGGTCTCCTTGAGGTCGATGAACCTGCCCTGAGATTATATAATCATGGTATGGTTAACGATGAATTCGGCACCAAAATGTCCAAAACCAAAGGAAATGTCGTCTCCCCAATCGAATTAATCGAAAATTCGGGCGGCGATATCACTCGTCTGGCGATGTTCTTCAAAGCGCCATCTAATGTACCCGTTAACTGGACCGACGATCTTGTTGTAAGTATGGGCAAATTTGTTTCAGGAAAGCTATTTAGCATAATCAACCATTATGACGGTGATACAGGAATCGACTTAAAGCGTTACTTTAAGGATGGCGAGTTGACCATTGAAGAATTCAGGACTTATGTTCGCTTAAATCAAACAATTAAGCTGATTACCCAGGATATTGAGAGGCTCCAGATCAATACGGTTGTGGCGGCTATAATGAAATTCCTTAATGAATTTGAGCCTGATAAACTCAATTCGGGTCTGAGAAATTACTGTATTCTCAAGCTTACCCAATTGGTCGCGCCAATCGCTCCGCATCTGGCCGAAGAAATCTGGGAATTGGCTGGCCAATCATATTCAATTTTCCATTCTGAATGGCCGCAATATGATAAAGACGCTATCGTCGCCGATACTATTAAAATTGCGGTTCAGGTTAATGGAAAGCTCCGTGGCGAATTCGAAGTTGCTGCTGATGCCAATCAGGAAACAATACTCAAAGAAGCCAAACAGGTAGAGCGGGTAAAGAATCACATTGAAGGCAAAGTAATCGTTAAAGAGATATACATTAAAGGCCGACTGGTTAACTTAGTGGCAAAATAG
- a CDS encoding ABC transporter permease produces MSKFRTVFNVEYSQVVKKKSFLVGIFLTPIIMIAFTVLPAVFATQGVSPGQDTFAIIDMSGSDIGQRLADAITEYKLDNDSTQSAHRLYQLYHIDPDNTHALDSMRSFLDSLILDKEVDRYVIIMPNAEKTDSVLMISKSLGFRIARRFDRIISNILTKKRFEGSNIDVDVDKILSLTRRIDMIQKAPGGKTRDFLSIYFGALIFILIVFASVMGFGQILMRSIIDEKNSRIVEVLVSSVSPFQLMMGKVLGLGAANLTQVAVWLVIGLGIFIFRGAFNIPAHIGDIIFNPVIILFFVLFMVIAYIMYSTIFALIGSICNTDKEAQNFIFPITILLMLPIILLMYMVQQPDSTFSKILSFIPLLTPTMMVARINIMAPESFSFADPIVIEAGLGVLTSALFTVGLIWVAARIFRVGILMYGKRATLPEILKWIKYR; encoded by the coding sequence ATGAGTAAGTTCCGGACAGTTTTCAATGTTGAATATTCTCAGGTCGTTAAGAAAAAATCATTCCTTGTCGGCATATTTCTGACTCCTATTATTATGATTGCGTTTACGGTTTTGCCGGCTGTTTTCGCTACTCAGGGTGTTTCTCCGGGGCAGGATACATTTGCCATCATTGATATGAGCGGGAGTGATATTGGTCAACGGTTGGCCGATGCTATCACGGAATATAAGCTGGATAATGATTCAACGCAATCCGCCCATCGGCTTTACCAGTTATATCATATAGATCCTGACAATACGCACGCTCTTGATTCCATGCGGTCTTTTTTGGATAGTCTGATTCTTGATAAAGAGGTGGACCGATATGTCATAATTATGCCCAACGCCGAAAAGACCGATTCGGTTCTTATGATATCCAAATCATTAGGATTTCGGATTGCCCGACGATTCGATCGAATAATATCCAATATTTTAACCAAGAAGCGATTTGAGGGCAGCAATATTGATGTTGATGTAGATAAAATTCTATCGCTAACGCGCCGGATTGACATGATTCAAAAAGCGCCGGGCGGAAAAACCAGGGATTTTCTATCGATATATTTTGGCGCCCTGATTTTTATATTGATTGTCTTTGCTTCGGTTATGGGATTCGGCCAGATACTCATGCGCTCGATTATTGATGAGAAAAATTCCCGGATTGTGGAGGTTCTGGTATCATCGGTTTCGCCTTTTCAATTAATGATGGGCAAAGTTCTTGGATTGGGGGCGGCCAATTTGACTCAAGTGGCGGTATGGTTGGTTATTGGTCTCGGCATATTCATCTTCAGAGGCGCTTTTAATATTCCTGCCCATATTGGGGATATCATCTTTAATCCGGTTATAATCTTGTTTTTTGTGCTGTTCATGGTGATCGCCTATATCATGTATTCGACGATTTTCGCCCTTATCGGATCAATCTGCAATACCGACAAAGAGGCTCAGAATTTTATTTTTCCCATCACGATATTGCTGATGCTGCCAATAATCCTTTTGATGTATATGGTTCAGCAGCCCGATTCAACGTTTAGTAAAATTTTGTCGTTTATTCCTCTTCTAACGCCTACGATGATGGTTGCCCGGATTAATATTATGGCTCCGGAGAGTTTCTCATTTGCTGACCCGATAGTTATCGAAGCCGGTCTGGGCGTATTAACCTCGGCGCTGTTCACAGTTGGATTAATTTGGGTTGCGGCTCGGATATTTCGCGTGGGGATTTTGATGTACGGCAAGAGGGCGACACTGCCTGAAATATTGAAATGGATTAAATATCGATGA
- the asnS gene encoding asparagine--tRNA ligase yields the protein MTDAIIDRLNEFVGQEVTISGWLYNKRSSGKIKFLLVRDGTGLIQSVLVKSELPEEIFGLYGELTQESSLKVTGTVREEPRSPGGYELTVTNIEIIQQAEEYPITKKEHGVEFLHNNRHLWLRSSRQVAIMRIRDQIVWAIREFFKKNDFILLDSPILTGAIGEEAGTLFSTDYFKLGKAYLAQTGQLYLEAGCMAHRNVYCFGPTFRAEKSLTRRHLTEFWMIEAEMAYCDSEGNMKNQEEMVTYVVKSILQNCQKDLEKLERDISRLEVIDAPFPRIDYGDAIKILQENGSEIKWGDDLGAEDETIISNMHERPVFVTNYPKAAKAFYMKENPDNPDTFLCSDLLAPEGYGEIIGGSQREDDLEKLLARIREEKLPEETYEWYLDLRKYGSVPHSGYGLGVERVITWICGIHHIRETIPFPRLITRLYP from the coding sequence ATGACAGATGCGATAATTGACAGGCTAAATGAATTTGTCGGGCAGGAAGTCACCATCTCCGGTTGGCTTTACAATAAGCGGTCCAGCGGAAAAATAAAGTTCCTGCTCGTGCGAGACGGCACCGGATTGATTCAATCAGTGTTGGTTAAATCAGAACTGCCGGAAGAAATCTTTGGGCTTTATGGCGAATTAACGCAGGAAAGCTCGCTAAAAGTCACCGGCACCGTACGGGAAGAACCCCGCTCGCCGGGGGGATATGAGCTCACTGTGACTAATATCGAAATTATCCAGCAGGCCGAAGAATACCCAATTACCAAAAAAGAGCATGGCGTCGAATTTTTGCATAATAACCGGCATCTATGGCTTCGTTCATCAAGGCAAGTTGCCATCATGCGAATTCGCGATCAGATTGTCTGGGCTATTCGTGAGTTTTTCAAAAAGAACGATTTTATCCTGTTGGATTCTCCGATTCTTACCGGTGCCATAGGGGAAGAGGCCGGGACTCTTTTCTCGACCGATTATTTCAAACTCGGAAAAGCTTACCTGGCCCAAACCGGACAGTTGTATCTTGAAGCCGGATGTATGGCGCACCGCAACGTCTATTGCTTTGGGCCCACTTTTCGAGCGGAAAAGTCACTGACCCGAAGGCACCTGACCGAATTCTGGATGATTGAGGCTGAGATGGCCTATTGCGATTCCGAAGGAAATATGAAAAATCAGGAAGAAATGGTTACTTATGTCGTTAAATCGATCTTGCAGAATTGTCAAAAAGATCTCGAAAAACTGGAGCGTGACATTTCCAGGCTGGAAGTAATCGATGCGCCCTTTCCTCGAATTGACTATGGCGATGCCATAAAAATACTACAAGAGAATGGTTCCGAAATAAAATGGGGAGATGATCTTGGGGCCGAAGACGAAACAATCATATCAAATATGCATGAGCGCCCGGTTTTTGTGACTAATTATCCCAAGGCTGCTAAGGCTTTCTATATGAAAGAAAACCCCGATAATCCGGATACATTTCTTTGTTCGGACCTTTTGGCTCCTGAAGGATACGGTGAGATTATCGGCGGCTCTCAAAGGGAAGACGATCTTGAAAAACTCCTGGCCCGAATAAGGGAGGAAAAATTGCCGGAAGAGACTTACGAATGGTATCTTGATCTGAGAAAATACGGTTCCGTACCTCATTCCGGCTATGGTCTTGGTGTTGAGCGCGTAATTACCTGGATTTGCGGGATTCATCACATTCGTGAGACAATTCCTTTCCCGCGCTTAATAACAAGACTTTATCCCTGA
- a CDS encoding T9SS type A sorting domain-containing protein codes for MEKILLYLYSAILIIMPGVSSQAQEFKFEEYSSFVNPWNIEIRSVIFGDLQGDGVLEVLYYYGDSLVIYLPDLDGYYILKDNIPDNVKNTTRLFADVNRDNILDLLIGTCFESPPMISVEFFDGTINGSTTYTYASNIYLANEDLMRLSLCALDVNSDGYNELLMTYDSSEVNFESGDYWGTLGCKTKLYYSFPDSLMVQNNLAIGGMFGDLELFSHHGEKVFATQHSAWFTTIGYEFHHNKWHSIFDAETLDEFYFTSMLPGPDHERMILCGNMYNEYPSDEILLRTFIYNSESPTNYDTRLALYGFRDSLYLDLIWERDYSNLPDFYYMAEHVYHPEFPGTFFGIWDGCLKQFDGNNGDEIASVDFQIAPENIYWTYPLHDKRPFLYTKTGDSITLYEIQRIPTSVDDKNALPEVFSLGNPYPNPFNASQTIPVKINRIGERLEVVVFDIIGRKIETIYDNTVNNNEIEIIWNAEKFASGIYFIKATSGDKSEIVKTVLLK; via the coding sequence ATGGAAAAAATACTTCTATATCTGTATTCGGCGATATTGATTATAATGCCTGGCGTCTCTTCACAGGCTCAAGAATTTAAATTTGAAGAATATTCATCGTTTGTAAACCCGTGGAATATCGAAATCAGATCTGTTATTTTTGGGGATTTGCAGGGTGACGGGGTTTTGGAGGTATTATATTACTATGGCGATAGTCTCGTTATTTATTTGCCTGATCTTGACGGATATTACATATTAAAAGATAATATTCCAGATAACGTCAAGAACACCACACGACTTTTTGCTGATGTCAACAGAGATAATATATTAGACTTGTTAATCGGTACATGTTTTGAAAGTCCTCCCATGATAAGTGTCGAATTCTTTGACGGCACTATTAATGGATCTACGACTTATACCTATGCCAGTAATATTTATTTGGCTAATGAAGATTTAATGAGGCTCTCTCTTTGCGCTTTGGATGTAAACAGTGATGGATATAATGAGTTGCTAATGACATACGATTCTTCGGAAGTGAATTTTGAATCGGGGGATTATTGGGGAACTCTGGGTTGTAAAACAAAATTGTATTATTCATTCCCGGATTCATTAATGGTGCAGAATAATCTGGCTATAGGTGGTATGTTTGGTGACTTAGAATTGTTCTCGCATCATGGAGAGAAGGTATTTGCTACGCAACATTCTGCCTGGTTCACGACGATCGGATATGAGTTTCATCATAACAAGTGGCATTCTATATTTGATGCCGAAACACTAGATGAGTTTTATTTTACCAGTATGCTTCCCGGACCAGATCACGAACGTATGATTCTTTGTGGAAATATGTATAATGAATACCCTAGTGACGAAATTCTTTTAAGGACGTTTATATATAATTCTGAAAGCCCAACCAATTATGATACACGCCTTGCGCTTTATGGATTTAGAGATTCTTTATACCTGGATTTAATATGGGAGCGTGATTACAGCAATTTACCGGATTTTTATTATATGGCAGAACATGTCTATCATCCCGAGTTTCCAGGCACGTTTTTTGGGATTTGGGACGGGTGTTTAAAGCAATTTGACGGAAATAATGGAGATGAAATTGCGTCCGTAGATTTTCAAATTGCCCCCGAAAACATCTATTGGACTTATCCCTTACACGACAAACGGCCGTTTTTGTATACTAAAACCGGAGATAGTATTACTCTTTATGAAATTCAAAGAATCCCTACTTCGGTAGATGATAAAAATGCTTTGCCGGAAGTATTTTCGCTGGGCAATCCTTATCCCAACCCGTTCAATGCCTCACAGACAATTCCCGTTAAGATTAATCGAATAGGGGAGAGGCTGGAGGTAGTAGTTTTTGATATTATTGGACGAAAAATTGAAACTATTTATGATAATACCGTCAACAATAATGAGATTGAAATTATATGGAATGCGGAGAAATTCGCCTCAGGGATATACTTTATTAAAGCAACTTCCGGCGATAAATCAGAGATTGTGAAAACTGTTTTGTTGAAATAG